In a genomic window of Methylobacter sp. YRD-M1:
- a CDS encoding energy transducer TonB — protein MEGIFPMYLFNNHEQGLIGQNLPLLGGTAPSVMRKKRTLFEALTGEETPRSIGSLLLVLVMLLHIWAAQWLLQPREPVTMAQPLMMEVSLVSAPGPKALTTPPAPPKPAEPPKPKKIPDKKPLKKKAPEKPKQAKPPKPEAIAEEQLPAPSPVESTAQSTNSQNSSATPKATASASKAPSNAEPYTEASVNANYGFNPPPKYPAVAKRRGWQGKVRLRVSVSAEGYSEAVAIHSSSGYEALDESAVEAVKKWRFNPAKRGSTAVASSVIVPINFTLER, from the coding sequence ATGGAAGGCATATTTCCCATGTATTTATTCAACAACCACGAACAGGGCTTGATCGGGCAGAATTTACCGCTTCTGGGCGGTACGGCGCCATCAGTCATGCGCAAAAAGCGGACCTTGTTTGAAGCTTTAACCGGAGAAGAAACGCCTCGCTCGATCGGCAGTTTGCTGCTTGTCCTGGTGATGCTGCTGCACATCTGGGCAGCCCAATGGTTGTTGCAGCCGAGAGAGCCGGTCACGATGGCGCAACCATTGATGATGGAAGTGTCATTGGTTTCAGCACCCGGCCCCAAAGCCCTAACCACCCCGCCAGCGCCGCCTAAGCCGGCTGAACCGCCCAAACCGAAAAAAATACCGGACAAAAAACCGCTGAAGAAAAAAGCGCCGGAGAAGCCTAAACAAGCGAAACCGCCAAAACCGGAAGCGATCGCTGAAGAACAGCTGCCCGCGCCTTCACCTGTGGAATCGACAGCGCAATCGACGAATTCACAAAACTCAAGCGCAACCCCCAAGGCTACAGCGTCGGCAAGCAAGGCACCGAGTAATGCAGAACCTTATACCGAGGCCAGCGTCAACGCCAACTACGGTTTCAATCCCCCGCCGAAATATCCGGCAGTTGCCAAAAGGCGCGGCTGGCAGGGTAAGGTACGGCTGCGGGTAAGCGTGTCTGCCGAAGGCTACAGCGAGGCCGTCGCCATACACAGCAGCAGCGGTTATGAGGCGCTGGATGAGTCGGCTGTCGAGGCAGTCAAGAAATGGCGTTTTAATCCCGCCAAACGGGGCAGTACGGCAGTAGCCAGCTCGGTGATCGTACCCATTAATTTTACTTTAGAACGTTAG
- a CDS encoding MotA/TolQ/ExbB proton channel family protein — protein sequence MPYHIAPQLIVDGTLYALLAFSVITWTLILFKLWQFGKNGYYNRRFNSAFWDAPNLAIARALPETLARGPQARIATKGFTWLDGSQQASGKHLKYQGEPTEQLEQSLLIHMQQEQRAMEAGLTMLASIGSTAPFVGLFGTVLGIMHAMHEITQSGSTSLDVVAGPIGDALIATAIGIAVAVPAVLAYNFFMRGVKQHRADLENFVAGFMHIVFSADRQGRA from the coding sequence ATGCCTTACCATATTGCTCCCCAATTGATTGTCGACGGGACTTTGTATGCATTATTGGCTTTTTCAGTGATCACCTGGACGCTGATTCTGTTCAAGCTCTGGCAATTCGGCAAGAACGGTTATTACAACCGCCGTTTTAACAGCGCGTTTTGGGATGCGCCGAATCTTGCTATCGCCCGGGCCTTGCCTGAAACGCTGGCCAGAGGGCCGCAAGCCCGCATTGCCACAAAAGGCTTCACCTGGCTGGACGGCAGCCAACAGGCGTCAGGCAAACACCTGAAATATCAGGGGGAGCCGACCGAGCAGCTGGAGCAGTCGCTGCTTATCCACATGCAGCAGGAACAGCGCGCGATGGAAGCCGGCCTGACCATGCTCGCCAGCATAGGCAGCACCGCGCCCTTTGTCGGACTGTTCGGCACGGTTTTGGGCATCATGCACGCCATGCATGAGATTACCCAAAGCGGTTCGACCAGCCTGGATGTGGTCGCCGGCCCCATTGGCGATGCCCTGATCGCTACCGCCATCGGCATCGCCGTTGCCGTGCCTGCGGTACTGGCCTACAACTTCTTCATGCGCGGCGTCAAACAGCACCGTGCCGATCTGGAAAACTTTGTTGCAGGCTTCATGCACATCGTCTTCAGCGCCGACAGGCAAGGCAGGGCATAA
- a CDS encoding ExbD/TolR family protein → MAFKTQSDSEETMSEINVTPLVDVMLVLVIILLVTAPLLTQSVHVALPKTAETTADVKEQPLQLGIDAQGIITLNKQPMADLAALETALKDETVKNPETGVHLYADQAVIYAKVAEIMATVQHAGITKIAFVTVEQ, encoded by the coding sequence ATGGCCTTTAAAACGCAATCGGACAGCGAAGAAACGATGAGCGAAATCAACGTCACGCCGCTGGTTGACGTGATGCTGGTGCTGGTGATCATTTTATTGGTGACCGCACCGCTGCTGACACAATCCGTGCATGTGGCTTTGCCGAAGACCGCCGAGACCACGGCGGATGTGAAAGAGCAGCCCTTGCAGTTGGGTATTGATGCGCAAGGGATCATCACACTCAACAAACAGCCTATGGCTGATCTGGCTGCACTGGAAACCGCGTTAAAGGATGAGACAGTGAAAAACCCCGAAACCGGCGTACATTTATACGCCGATCAAGCCGTGATTTATGCCAAAGTGGCCGAAATCATGGCGACTGTTCAGCATGCGGGCATTACAAAAATAGCTTTTGTAACGGTAGAACAGTAG
- a CDS encoding alpha/beta hydrolase: protein MNSDHQYQYVKMTGFFQTRDDLSLFFNTLPNASPKASIVFLHGVGEHIGRYEAIFQSFAAQGYSCFGFDQRGFGQSEGERGHINSFAEYVDDLARFIDEIVSKDAKMPVFLFGHSMGTLVTLAYALQYSTNIRGLVISSCPLKFAYWLTNFGGLLADALSGIAPRVKIPNMIDPDELTDDPHVIEAFKHDPYIVKDVSLSWLHEFKLTQKNILLNANRILLPTLICHGDADPIAAAAGAELLYEKLGSDDKSLIIFNGLKHELLNHLADERAQVLKKMFEWLDKHC from the coding sequence GTGAACAGCGACCATCAATACCAATATGTCAAAATGACAGGATTTTTTCAGACGAGGGACGATCTTTCTCTCTTTTTTAATACATTGCCCAACGCTTCACCGAAGGCATCCATTGTGTTTCTACATGGGGTGGGCGAACACATCGGCCGCTATGAAGCCATTTTTCAATCGTTTGCGGCCCAAGGGTATAGCTGTTTCGGTTTTGATCAGCGAGGCTTCGGGCAATCTGAAGGCGAGCGAGGGCATATCAATTCATTTGCAGAATACGTCGATGATTTAGCCCGGTTTATTGATGAAATTGTTAGTAAAGACGCCAAAATGCCGGTCTTCTTGTTTGGCCACAGCATGGGGACGCTTGTCACGCTGGCTTATGCCTTGCAATATTCAACGAACATACGCGGATTGGTGATTTCTTCATGCCCACTAAAATTTGCCTACTGGCTTACCAATTTTGGTGGTCTTCTTGCCGATGCATTGTCGGGAATAGCCCCGCGAGTCAAGATTCCCAATATGATCGATCCCGATGAGTTGACGGACGATCCACACGTTATTGAAGCCTTTAAGCATGATCCTTATATAGTTAAGGACGTTTCGCTCAGCTGGTTGCACGAGTTTAAGCTGACACAGAAAAATATTTTGCTCAATGCCAACCGGATTTTACTTCCCACCTTAATTTGTCATGGTGATGCTGACCCTATTGCGGCGGCTGCGGGCGCAGAATTACTGTATGAAAAATTGGGCAGCGACGACAAATCGCTAATTATTTTTAATGGATTAAAGCATGAGCTTTTGAACCATCTAGCCGATGAAAGAGCACAGGTCCTGAAGAAAATGTTCGAATGGCTGGATAAGCATTGCTAA
- a CDS encoding VOC family protein, with protein MTVSPIPDGCHSITPYLCIKGATEAIEFYKRAFDADEVFRLVTPGGEIGHAEIRIGNSSFMLSEACSQSPLLSPQSQGGSSVGLYLYVEDVDAQFAKAVDAGAKVISPLLDQFYGDRTGVLKDPFGHVWYLASHTEDLSHEEISRRAEALFSAQCG; from the coding sequence ATGACAGTTAGCCCCATCCCCGACGGTTGCCACAGCATCACCCCTTATCTGTGCATTAAAGGCGCAACTGAAGCCATCGAATTCTACAAGCGCGCATTTGATGCGGATGAAGTGTTCCGGCTGGTTACGCCGGGCGGCGAGATCGGACATGCGGAAATCAGGATCGGCAACTCATCTTTCATGTTGTCCGAAGCCTGCAGCCAAAGCCCGCTGCTCAGTCCCCAATCGCAGGGCGGCTCATCCGTCGGCCTGTATTTATATGTCGAGGATGTCGATGCGCAATTTGCGAAGGCCGTCGATGCCGGCGCGAAAGTCATCAGTCCCTTGCTGGATCAGTTTTACGGCGACCGTACCGGCGTCCTGAAAGACCCTTTCGGGCATGTCTGGTATCTGGCTTCGCACACCGAAGACCTGTCGCATGAAGAAATCAGCAGGCGCGCCGAGGCGCTTTTCAGTGCGCAATGCGGATAA
- a CDS encoding Lrp/AsnC family transcriptional regulator: protein MKIDRTDRRILDEIQKNARISNLELADKIGLSPSPCSRRVKQLEDSGFIDRHVTLLNQAKLQLKLTAVVQVSMDLHTPERFENFEALVSAWPEVLECYLITGQSADYLLKVIVPDMDHYQEFLLGKLTRIDGVSGVQSSFVLRKAIDTTVLPLHHL from the coding sequence ATGAAAATAGATAGAACAGACCGACGCATTCTGGATGAAATACAAAAAAATGCCCGCATTTCCAATCTGGAACTGGCCGACAAGATAGGGCTTTCGCCCTCGCCCTGCTCAAGACGGGTCAAACAGCTCGAAGACAGCGGCTTCATCGACCGCCATGTGACCCTGCTGAATCAGGCCAAGCTGCAGCTGAAGCTGACCGCTGTAGTTCAGGTCAGCATGGACCTGCACACGCCGGAACGGTTCGAAAACTTCGAAGCCCTTGTCAGCGCCTGGCCTGAGGTGCTCGAATGCTACCTGATCACCGGCCAGTCCGCGGATTATCTGTTGAAAGTGATCGTGCCGGACATGGACCATTATCAGGAATTCCTGCTCGGCAAACTGACCCGCATCGACGGCGTCAGCGGCGTGCAGTCCAGTTTCGTATTGCGCAAGGCCATCGATACGACTGTTTTGCCGCTGCATCACTTGTAG
- the leuA gene encoding 2-isopropylmalate synthase, which translates to MNTAQRAVFDHRKYEPCPVVSLPQRQWPDRRIEQAPIWCSEDLRDGNQALINPLTIEQKTAFFKLLVRIGFKEIAVGFPSASQTDYDFIRLLIERQLIPDDVAVSVLMPARETLIRRSFEALKGAKRAIMHFYNSTSRAQREQVFKMDKDGIIALAVDGARVMKECAAAQPETAWQFQYSPESFTATEPDFAVEICNAVADVWQPTAEHPIIFNLPSTVEVSTPNVYADQIEWFSTHIRHREAVIISVHTHNDRGCAVAAAELGLMAGAQRVEGTLFGNGERTGNADIMVMAMNLYSQGIDPELDFSDLGSISHQVSQLNQIAVHPRHPYAGDLVFTAFSGSHQDAIKKCLEARRPGQPWNVAYLPIDPADVGRDYQAVIRINSQSGKGGAAYIIERELGLQLPRWLQIEFSQIVQRRTEAEAQEISAQQLVALFEQTYLAVQPVYQLAGFHLDHDQHETVSARLVSGAGDITVTGTGNGALDAFVNALERQLGQVIEITDYHEHAVSAGSDAKAACYVRLKYNGGTHTGIACHDDIVSASLNAVLRPIR; encoded by the coding sequence ATGAATACAGCACAGCGAGCGGTTTTCGATCATCGTAAGTACGAGCCTTGTCCAGTCGTCAGTCTGCCGCAACGGCAATGGCCCGACCGGCGGATTGAACAGGCGCCCATCTGGTGCAGCGAGGATCTGCGCGACGGCAATCAGGCGCTGATCAATCCCTTGACCATCGAGCAGAAAACGGCTTTCTTCAAGCTTCTGGTCCGGATCGGCTTCAAGGAGATCGCCGTCGGCTTTCCTTCGGCCTCGCAGACCGATTATGACTTTATCCGCCTGTTGATCGAGCGGCAACTGATACCTGACGATGTCGCGGTATCGGTGCTGATGCCGGCGCGCGAAACGTTGATCCGGCGCAGTTTCGAAGCTTTGAAAGGCGCAAAACGGGCCATCATGCATTTCTATAATTCCACATCCAGAGCGCAGCGCGAGCAGGTCTTCAAGATGGACAAGGACGGCATCATCGCGCTGGCCGTGGACGGCGCGCGCGTGATGAAGGAATGCGCCGCGGCGCAGCCGGAGACCGCGTGGCAGTTTCAGTATTCGCCGGAGAGCTTTACGGCGACGGAACCGGACTTCGCCGTGGAAATCTGCAACGCTGTCGCCGATGTCTGGCAGCCGACGGCCGAGCATCCTATCATCTTCAACCTGCCGTCGACGGTTGAAGTTTCGACGCCGAATGTCTACGCCGACCAGATCGAATGGTTCAGCACGCATATCCGGCATCGCGAGGCGGTCATCATCAGCGTGCATACGCACAACGACCGGGGCTGCGCCGTGGCTGCCGCCGAACTGGGGCTCATGGCCGGCGCCCAGCGCGTCGAGGGCACTCTGTTCGGCAACGGCGAGCGCACCGGCAACGCCGATATCATGGTCATGGCCATGAATCTGTACAGCCAGGGCATCGATCCCGAGCTGGATTTTTCCGACCTGGGCTCGATCAGCCACCAGGTTAGCCAGTTAAACCAGATTGCCGTGCATCCGCGTCATCCCTATGCGGGCGATCTGGTGTTCACGGCTTTCTCGGGCAGCCATCAGGATGCGATCAAAAAATGCCTTGAAGCCCGCCGACCGGGGCAGCCGTGGAACGTTGCTTATCTGCCTATTGATCCGGCCGATGTCGGGCGCGATTACCAGGCGGTCATCCGCATCAACAGTCAGTCCGGCAAGGGCGGCGCCGCTTATATCATCGAACGGGAGCTGGGCCTGCAACTGCCACGCTGGCTGCAGATCGAATTCAGCCAGATCGTGCAGCGCCGGACCGAAGCAGAGGCCCAGGAGATAAGCGCGCAGCAGCTGGTGGCCTTGTTCGAGCAGACCTATCTTGCCGTGCAGCCGGTTTACCAACTGGCCGGATTTCATCTCGATCACGACCAGCATGAAACGGTTTCTGCGCGTCTGGTTTCGGGAGCGGGAGATATAACGGTGACAGGAACCGGCAACGGCGCGCTGGATGCGTTTGTCAATGCGCTGGAAAGGCAGTTGGGTCAGGTTATCGAAATCACCGACTATCACGAGCACGCCGTGTCGGCCGGCAGCGATGCCAAAGCCGCCTGTTATGTCCGGCTGAAATACAACGGCGGAACGCATACCGGCATAGCCTGCCATGACGATATCGTCAGCGCTTCGCTGAATGCCGTTTTAAGGCCTATTCGCTAG
- a CDS encoding helix-turn-helix domain-containing protein, giving the protein MAIYGSIASEPSKGSGMTPGVKLSTADLPVRERHEWLREVIGREYANVEITPPADGSLFNEMTIYPWQNLRLSAIRSSAICLERLPREPHLVSQDAYFAVILLSGGYLLEQNGKTVVLQPGDMTLYDATQPHRIHCPQHFSKLIVSVPRPMLRDRIAGIEHCAVLRIPGNKGIGSVAANFICTAANQTGQLNAQEFSALADHSLDLLTLALASVRPANFNVSRSRSIALNRVKAFIERHLGDPDMDTPKVAGGVGLSPRYINDLFKDEDTALMRYIWQRRLENCRKDLLDPVHAGHRLSDIAFRWGFNDLSHFSRAFKQRFGCSPKEYRQQPKV; this is encoded by the coding sequence ATGGCTATTTATGGCTCAATAGCCTCGGAGCCTTCAAAAGGTTCAGGCATGACGCCGGGAGTCAAGTTATCGACCGCTGATCTGCCGGTGCGAGAGCGGCATGAATGGCTGCGCGAAGTGATAGGGCGGGAATATGCCAATGTCGAAATCACGCCGCCGGCCGACGGCAGCCTGTTCAACGAGATGACGATATACCCGTGGCAGAATTTGCGCCTGTCCGCCATACGGTCGAGCGCCATTTGCCTGGAGCGGCTGCCGCGCGAGCCGCATTTGGTCAGTCAGGATGCCTACTTTGCGGTCATCCTGCTCTCAGGCGGCTACCTGCTGGAGCAAAACGGCAAAACCGTTGTTCTGCAACCGGGGGATATGACGCTTTACGACGCCACGCAGCCCCATCGCATACACTGTCCGCAGCACTTCTCGAAATTGATCGTTTCGGTCCCGAGGCCGATGCTCAGGGACAGAATAGCCGGCATTGAGCACTGCGCGGTGCTGCGCATCCCCGGTAATAAAGGCATCGGTTCCGTGGCGGCCAATTTCATCTGCACTGCTGCGAACCAGACCGGCCAACTGAATGCCCAGGAATTTTCCGCGCTGGCCGATCATTCCCTTGATCTGTTGACGCTGGCGCTGGCCTCCGTGCGCCCGGCGAACTTCAACGTGTCCAGAAGCCGTTCCATTGCACTGAACAGGGTCAAGGCATTCATTGAACGCCATCTTGGCGACCCGGATATGGACACCCCGAAGGTCGCCGGCGGCGTCGGCTTGTCGCCGCGCTATATCAATGATCTGTTTAAGGACGAAGACACTGCCCTGATGCGCTATATCTGGCAGCGGCGGCTCGAAAACTGCCGGAAAGACCTGCTTGACCCGGTCCATGCCGGTCATCGGCTTTCCGACATCGCCTTCCGCTGGGGTTTCAACGATTTGTCGCACTTCAGCCGCGCGTTCAAGCAGCGCTTCGGCTGCTCGCCGAAAGAATACCGACAGCAGCCGAAAGTCTAG
- a CDS encoding IS5 family transposase (programmed frameshift), with product MRKVYPSDISREQFEPIKVLLENARKKTRPRTVDLYEVFCAILYLLKSGCQWRMLPSDFPKWRTVHHYFALWSEKSEGGTSLLEQALKKNQVGEARTRQGRNAKTSFCIVDAQSVKNTDCARRKGYDAGKKVSGIKRHIVVDTQGLPHAIVVTTANVTDRQGALMAIEQHAVDLSAVTSLLVDGAYTGQPFAESVRTLIGAEVQVAKRHELHAFAVMPQRWVVERSFAWLEKCRRLWKNTERLLNTSLQFVNLAFLVLLLRRY from the exons ATGAGAAAAGTGTACCCCAGCGATATCAGTCGCGAACAGTTTGAACCGATCAAAGTCCTGCTGGAAAATGCCCGCAAGAAAACTCGGCCTCGTACAGTGGATTTGTATGAGGTGTTCTGTGCCATTCTGTACTTGCTGAAGAGCGGCTGCCAGTGGCGCATGTTGCCGAGCGATTTTCCGAAATGGCGTACGGTCCATCATTATTTTGCACTGTGGAGCGAAAAATCTGAAGGCGGCACCAGTCTGCTGGAGCAGGCATTAAA AAAAAATCAGGTTGGCGAGGCCCGTACCAGACAGGGGCGCAACGCCAAGACGAGTTTCTGCATCGTTGATGCACAGAGCGTCAAGAACACCGACTGCGCACGCCGCAAAGGGTATGATGCGGGCAAAAAGGTGTCAGGCATCAAGCGCCATATTGTGGTTGATACGCAAGGATTACCCCATGCGATAGTCGTTACCACCGCTAATGTTACGGATCGGCAAGGGGCGCTCATGGCAATCGAACAGCATGCGGTTGATTTATCGGCCGTGACATCGCTACTGGTGGATGGCGCTTATACCGGTCAGCCTTTTGCAGAATCGGTACGGACATTAATCGGTGCCGAGGTGCAGGTGGCCAAACGCCATGAGCTTCATGCCTTTGCCGTCATGCCCCAACGCTGGGTCGTGGAACGATCGTTCGCTTGGCTAGAGAAGTGCCGACGGCTTTGGAAGAATACTGAGCGCTTGCTCAATACCAGTTTGCAGTTCGTTAATCTGGCTTTCTTGGTGCTGTTGCTGCGGAGATATTGA
- a CDS encoding winged helix-turn-helix domain-containing protein produces the protein MDQDSIYEFGTFRLEIATHLLWEGETRVNLPPKIYHLLLYFLQHTGQLISREELFNAVWDGRIVDDSALRLAVNSLRNILQDDHKTPRFISTVSRRGYRFLADVTVNRPHDDVIPLHYQPKIEPSPAWIERPSESDMLHRAFHQAANNERCLFFLSGERGAGKTTLIDMFLSRIISPKLAVLRARGVQLHGTAEPFLPLLEALERRCREPSGKALIERLEQIAPTWLFQMSNLLSDDKLAAIIPKVSQNNTRRMLREAAEFFETLSAGSTFILIIDNAQWVDEATLDLITLLAFRRSEAKLLIIVSYRPHENSAATQRIEKLREELLHRGLCHELLLQRLAQIDQVEFPVAE, from the coding sequence ATGGATCAAGATTCTATTTATGAATTTGGAACGTTTCGCCTGGAAATAGCGACCCATCTATTGTGGGAAGGTGAAACACGCGTCAATTTACCCCCCAAGATTTATCACTTATTGCTTTATTTTCTGCAGCACACAGGTCAGTTAATATCGAGGGAAGAGCTGTTCAATGCGGTGTGGGATGGTCGGATTGTCGATGACTCGGCATTACGGCTGGCCGTTAATTCCTTGCGCAATATTTTGCAGGACGACCACAAAACACCGCGATTTATATCAACGGTCAGCAGGCGGGGCTATCGTTTTCTGGCCGATGTCACCGTAAATCGGCCTCATGATGATGTTATCCCTTTACATTATCAGCCTAAAATTGAGCCTTCACCTGCCTGGATTGAGCGCCCTTCGGAATCGGATATGCTTCATAGAGCTTTTCATCAGGCGGCTAATAATGAGCGTTGCTTGTTTTTTCTGAGCGGTGAGCGCGGCGCGGGCAAAACTACCCTGATCGATATGTTCCTTTCCAGAATCATATCCCCCAAACTGGCCGTACTCCGTGCCCGGGGTGTGCAACTGCACGGGACTGCAGAACCCTTCCTGCCCTTATTGGAGGCTCTAGAACGTCGTTGCCGAGAGCCTTCCGGAAAAGCATTGATTGAGCGTCTGGAACAGATTGCCCCAACCTGGCTCTTTCAAATGTCGAATCTGTTGAGCGATGACAAACTTGCAGCCATCATTCCAAAAGTCTCCCAAAACAATACGCGCCGTATGTTGAGAGAGGCCGCCGAGTTTTTTGAAACGTTAAGTGCCGGTTCGACCTTTATCCTGATTATCGATAACGCGCAGTGGGTTGATGAAGCAACCTTGGACTTAATCACTTTGCTGGCGTTTCGGCGCTCTGAAGCGAAACTGTTGATTATTGTCAGCTATCGTCCTCACGAAAACAGCGCAGCTACCCAGCGCATTGAAAAACTACGGGAAGAACTGCTTCATCGCGGCTTGTGCCATGAACTGTTACTGCAACGCTTGGCTCAGATTGACCAGGTTGAGTTCCCGGTAGCTGAATAA
- a CDS encoding PEP-CTERM sorting domain-containing protein (PEP-CTERM proteins occur, often in large numbers, in the proteomes of bacteria that also encode an exosortase, a predicted intramembrane cysteine proteinase. The presence of a PEP-CTERM domain at a protein's C-terminus predicts cleavage within the sorting domain, followed by covalent anchoring to some some component of the (usually Gram-negative) cell surface. Many PEP-CTERM proteins exhibit an unusual sequence composition that includes large numbers of potential glycosylation sites. Expression of one such protein has been shown restore the ability of a bacterium to form floc, a type of biofilm.), whose amino-acid sequence MKLKLYMMSALLGIGLMSGTANAAYFQIAPDPQANDGTVESVIGPDETIIYSYDNVVSVWNSNTVSPQDPIDVQNSITAQFGGTLSLVGQGGYSGGLLESSNPFNILAIHYGGPTGGNEVLFFFNTLMTTFNISGSPYGIADFRAFTGSGGSIPPVNAVPVPAAVWLFGSGLMGLIGAVRRKSRTAQA is encoded by the coding sequence ATGAAACTCAAATTATATATGATGTCAGCCCTGTTAGGGATTGGCTTAATGAGCGGTACAGCCAATGCGGCATATTTTCAGATTGCTCCGGATCCCCAAGCAAATGATGGCACTGTAGAATCCGTTATCGGCCCCGATGAAACTATTATCTATTCCTATGATAATGTTGTTTCAGTTTGGAATAGCAATACCGTATCTCCCCAAGATCCTATCGATGTACAAAATTCGATCACAGCTCAATTTGGAGGCACTCTTTCATTGGTAGGACAGGGTGGCTATAGTGGCGGCCTCCTGGAGTCTTCCAACCCTTTTAACATTTTAGCGATTCATTATGGCGGCCCGACTGGCGGAAACGAAGTACTTTTTTTCTTTAATACATTGATGACTACTTTTAACATCAGTGGTTCACCTTATGGGATAGCTGACTTTAGAGCGTTCACCGGCAGTGGCGGTAGTATACCCCCCGTCAATGCAGTGCCTGTCCCGGCAGCAGTTTGGTTGTTCGGATCAGGATTGATGGGATTGATTGGTGCAGTCCGCAGAAAATCAAGAACTGCTCAAGCTTAA
- a CDS encoding choice-of-anchor P family protein has translation MKRQSYFLGTAALALASVAFAPSAGAAIVSANSEGYGLSVNLAVLGSNLLTVTAPAGVSGTAPAPYSLNDALLNLNVGVTIPLLAQAHASADTISGSANSNVDGSAGSKTSSASGGVEDLSINADLLTILGLESLLELDNLTLSSSAEITGDYGNMIASGSANITSLSLNILGQDIQIDADANAGPNSIIDLSVLGLVGATLILNEQIADCSDSFCSMTVNALRLSLNGLNNIFGTDIIIGHAYAEMSAENVSAVPVPAAVWLFGSAMVGLAGISRRKTNASEA, from the coding sequence ATGAAAAGACAAAGTTATTTTTTGGGAACAGCCGCATTAGCGCTGGCATCTGTTGCTTTTGCCCCAAGCGCGGGCGCCGCTATCGTTAGTGCTAACAGTGAAGGATATGGGCTCTCTGTAAATTTGGCTGTTCTAGGTTCAAACTTGCTGACAGTAACAGCACCTGCAGGAGTATCAGGAACAGCCCCGGCGCCCTATAGTCTGAACGATGCGCTTTTAAATCTTAATGTTGGCGTCACGATACCATTGTTAGCTCAAGCTCATGCTTCAGCCGACACAATTAGTGGATCGGCGAATTCCAATGTTGATGGATCGGCCGGCAGTAAGACCTCTAGCGCGTCCGGCGGCGTCGAAGATTTGAGCATCAATGCTGATCTATTAACGATTTTGGGTCTTGAAAGCCTGCTTGAGCTGGATAATTTGACTTTAAGCTCCAGCGCCGAGATAACGGGGGATTATGGCAATATGATCGCTTCAGGAAGCGCGAATATCACATCGCTAAGCTTGAATATATTAGGCCAAGATATTCAAATTGACGCCGACGCCAATGCCGGCCCAAATTCCATAATTGATTTAAGTGTACTTGGACTCGTTGGCGCCACTTTAATTCTTAACGAACAGATAGCGGATTGCTCCGATTCTTTTTGTTCAATGACGGTCAACGCACTGCGCTTATCCTTAAATGGTTTAAACAATATATTTGGCACCGACATCATCATCGGGCATGCCTATGCGGAAATGTCGGCTGAGAATGTATCAGCCGTTCCCGTGCCAGCGGCAGTCTGGCTATTTGGTTCGGCAATGGTTGGGTTAGCCGGCATCTCGCGCCGCAAAACAAATGCTTCAGAGGCTTGA